CCTCGTTCACCGAAGTCACGGTGCTGGAGCATAAGCACACCCGGAGGCCGGTTCACACCAAAATCATGCGTAAACATCATCGACCGCATACCGCCCTGCCGACTTGCCGATGAGCCACGCGGCACACCGAATAGCACCGTGCGCGAACAAGTCTCGGCTGGTCGCACGGTGGGTCAACTCGAGCCGCTCACCGGGCAATGCCAGATGCAACGTGTGGTCGCCGACGACATCACCGAGACGCAACGACTCGGTCGGCACGTCGGCACGTCCCGTGGCCGCTGCCAGGGTTTTGGCCGTCCCGCTGGGGGCGTCGAGCTTCTTGATGTGGTGGGTTTCGACGATGGCAACGTCGGCGTCGGGCAAGAGTCGGCACGCTTCGGCCGCGAGACGGTTGAGCACCGCGACACCGATCGAGGTGTTGGTCGCGTGGAGAACCGGGATGTGGATCGCGGCACGATCGAGCCGGGCTTGATCCTCATCGGTCAGCCCCGTCGTACCCGAAACAAACGGCATCCCGGCATCAACGGCTTTTGCCAGCCAATACCGAAAACCATCGGGCAGCGTGAAGTCAATCAACGCATCCGCCGTCGGCAGATCACCGCCACGCTCCAGCGTGATCGTCGCTTGTTCGGCCAGCGCGAGGATGCGCTGACCCATCCGTCCCGTGGCACCCGCGATGGCGTAAGTCGGCATGCCACACCGTAGCCCGTTTGCCGATACGCTGGGCCGATGAACATTCGGCCGTTTCACATTGACGACCAAGCCAAGGTCGTTGAGCTTTGGCACGTTTGTGACCTCGTCCGACCGCAGAACGATCCAGAGCGCGACATCGCCCGGAAGTTGGAAGTGCACCCCGAGCTGTTCCTTGTCGCCGAGCGTGACGGCGAAATCATCGGCAGCGTGATGGCCGGCTACGAAGGACATCGCGGGTGGATCAACTACCTCGCCGTCGCGCCCGGCCAGCGCCGATGCGGCCTCGGCAGGCAACTGATGAACGAAGCGATCCGGCGCCTTCACGCACTCGGTTGCCCCAAGGTCAATTTGCAAGTGCGTCGATCGAACGCTGAGGTCGTGGCGTTTTACAAAGCCATCGGGTTCGCCGTCGATAACGTCACAAGCCTCGGCAAGCGGCTCATCCCTGACAACTGACGTCAGTACTCCTTCACCGGCACGTTGGCGATCGCGTCGTCCTCGGTGAGGTCGGGGATCTTGCTCGGGTCGCCACCGAGGGCGGTGACGATGGCGGCGAGGTCATCTTCGACCTGCTGGGGGATGTTCACGAACTCGCCGTGGGTTTCGACCTGCGGGGCGTGGTCCTGGGCGGCTTTCATGTCGAGGCCGGTGTGGTACTTGACGGTGGCGTTGGCGTCCTTGAGCTCGTGGCCCGTGAGGATGCACACGACTTGCTCGTCGGCCGAGATCACGCCATCGTCCTTGAGCACTTGCAACCCCGCGACACTCGCGGCACTGGCCGGCTCGCAACCGAAACCAAAGCGGGCAACCGCCGCGCGGGCTTCGAGGATGTGCTCGTCGGGCACGTCGCGGACCACGCCGTCCATCGCATCGAGGGCTCGGAGTGCCTTTGGCAGATTTACCGGGCGACCGATCTCGATCGCGCTGGCGACGGTGTTGGCCTTCGCGCCGGCCTCGTTCATCTCGCCGTAGAACCGGCCGATCACGTCGGCATCGGGGTGGCCGTCCATCCACTTCAAGCCGCGCTGGTTCACCAGCTGGCTGAGCGTGTCGGCCCCGCTGGCGTTGATGATCGCGAGGCGCGGGATTTTGTCGATCAATCCGAGCTGCTTGAGCTCGACGAACGCCTTGCCGAACGCGCTGCAGTTGCCGAGGTTGCCGCCGGGGACGATCACCCAGTCCGGCGGCTGCCAGTCGCGGGCCTCGAGGATGCGATACATGATCGACTTCTGCCCCTCGAGGCGGAAGGGATTCACGCTGTTCATCAGGTAGATGCCCAGCTCCGGCACCTTGAGCGCGACCTGGCGCACCCGGCGGAGGCAAGCGTCGAAGTCGCCTGAGATTTGGAGAGTCTTCGCGCCGTAGTCGAGGGCCTGGGAGAGCTTGCCGAAGGCGATCTTGCCCGAGCCGATGAAGACGATGCCGTCCATCTCGGCGAGGCTGGCGAACATGGCAAGGCTCGCGCTGGTGTTGCCGGTCGAGGCACACGCGACCCTTTTCGCACCGACCATCTTCGCGTGGGTGAACGCGGCGGTCATGCCGTTGTCCTTGAAGCTGCCGCTGGGGTTGAGGCCTTCGTACTGCACCTGCAGGTTGCCGCGTTTCATGCCGAGGTGATCGGCGAGTAGGTCGGCGGTCTGCAGGATCGTTCGTCCCTCGCCGATGGAGACGATGTCCTCCTCGGTGTCGAAGTACGGCATCAACTCGCGGAAACGCCATACGCCGGAGAAGTCGAGCTTGCCCGTCGTCGCGGTCCCCTTGCTCGCCCATCGGTGCTCAAAGTACGCCAGCGACTTGGGCACTGGCAGCTTGTCCCAGTCGTACCGCACGTCTAGCAGCGAACCGCAGTCACAGATGAGCTTGACCTCGTGCGTGTCGAAGGTCTTCGCGCAGTTCGGGTCGATGCATTGCTGGTAAGCGCGGTCGGACGGTCGGTCAGGCATGGGGCGAAAGAGTCTACCGCCTCAATCGTCGGCCTGCCGGACCGCCGGCATGAGATCGTTCAGTTCTTCGATGCGCAGCATCCGGATGTCCCGAACGCACCGGCTGAACCAAGGGAGCGATCGGGCAAGGTCCTGAGCCGCCAATACGCAAGTGACGGCGTTGATCGAGTCGTCACCGAAGTAGGTGCTGCCCTGCTGCCAGCGGAAGCCGTGCCGGAGCAGCACGCTGCGGATCTCGGCATAGGCGTTGTTGTACGGATCGCCATAGTGCTCGCGCAGAGCGTTCACGTCCATGTCGAACACGATCGAATACACCTGCACCGCCCCTTCCGGCAAACCATCGAGCGAATCGGCCAACGCTTCCGCCGGGATGTCGAGGGTCAGCGTGCTCATGCCTTTAGTCTACGCGATCAGCCGCGTTTCTGTAGTTCGGCGCGGTGCTCTTCGAGGGCGGCGACTTCCTTTTTGGTCAGGCTCTCACGGCCGGATTCGCCGATCTTGGCGAGGATGCGGTCGATCTCGGCAGCCTTCGCAGCGGCAGCGGCTTCCTCGCGCTCGATCCGCTTCTGCTCCTTCGCCGCGGCACGCTTCTCGGCCCACGTCGGCTCTTCGTCTTTCAAACTTGCCGCGTAGTCCGGCTCGTCCATCTCCGAGAAGCCCCACGGCCCTTCGGCTTTGAGCGCACGGTTAAGACGAAGGCAGTTCATGAAGCACATCAGCCCGATGAACAGCATGAGCAGGCGGAACGTGAAAAGCCCGTACAACCCCAGCAGAATGCCGCCGGCGATTCCGATCGTCGTGGCGTACATCGTCGCCCAGTACCAACCTAGCTTCCACCAGAGCAGGCCCTGCAAAATCTGTCCGCCGTCGAGGGGATAGATCGGCAACAGGTTGAACAGCAGAAGGAAGTAACTGACCGTGTAGACATACAGGACGAATCGCGGGCCGGCGCTGGTATACGCCTCCATCTCGCTGAAGACGTCGCCGAAGCTGAACGGCCCGAGCGGCACGAACCCGGTCCACGCACCGAGGATGATGCCGCAGACCAAACAGATGATCACGTTGACCAGCGGCCCGCCAACGATGGTGACGGTGTGGTTGTACCAACCCTTTCCCGGCCGCGCCATGGCAAGTCCGCCAAGGGGCGTGAGTTCGATTTCGTTGGCTTCACCACCAGACCAACGGGCAGCAAAGACGTGGCCGAACTCGTGCAGCAGAACGATACCGAAGAGCACGCCGATGAACGTGAGCCGGTCGAAGAACGTGTTGCCGAAGTACCCGGTGCCGAGGAGAAGGACGAAGACCGAGATGACGATCATCGACGCGTGGGCGAACACATTGACGCCGAAAACGCGGAACAACGGCACCCGCCCGTAGACCAACCACATGAACGGGTTGCTCCCGAAGTTCGGCCGGCCCGGCTGGGCGTAGTCGCGGTCGTCGTAGGCCATCACGCATTCCCCCGGCGAAACTGTGCGTATCGCAGCAGGGCCGCGATGGTTTTGCCGTCGACGATGTCGCCGTCTTTGATCATTTGCATCACGTCCTCGAACGGCAGTGCATGGACATCGATCTCCTCACCCTCTTCCAACGCTTGCTCGCCGGCTTGGAGCTTGGTCGCCAGGAAGCAGTACATCCGCTCGGTGAGAATGCCCGGGGAGGTGTAGAACCAGCCCATCGGCGACATCTTGCCCGCGAGGTAGCCGGTCTCCTCCTGCAGTTCACGCCCGGCGCAATTGATCGGCTCCTCGCCCTTCTCCAACGTCCCGGCGGGTAGCTCCCAGATCATCTCTCCGCCCACGGGATAGCGGCGGACTTTGATCATGAGAATCCGGCCATCATCGAGCTCCCCGAGGACCAGCACCGCCCCCGGGTGGGCGACGACTTCGCGTTCGTGGCGTTTGCCGTTGTCGTCCTCGACCTTGTGCAACTCAAGGCGGACTTTCTTGCCGTCAAAGAGGACGCGTTTGTCGACGGTGCTGTACGGCATGGCCTCATGGTACGCCGCCTACGCTGCGCCGTGACCTACCGCCTGCTCGCGCTCGATCTCGACGGCACGACCATCGCCCCCGACGGGACAGTGCGTCCGCCCACGATCGCCGCGATCCGCCGGGCGCTGGAGCACGACCTGATGGTGGTCTTCGCGACGGGTCGCAACTACGCCGAGAGCAAGCCGATCCTCGACATGATCGGCCACTACCCCACCGGCATCTTCGTCGGCGGCGCGGTCGTGGTCGAAACCGCAACCGGTGAAGTTTCGCATCGCACCGGCATGGACGCGGCGTTGGCCGTCGAGGTCGTGGCCGCCGTGCGGGAGTTGGGCCTTTCGGCGCAGTGCTTGCAGGAAGGAGCCGGCCAACCCAGCTATCGCGTTGTCGGCGATCCGCCGGAGGCTTTCCGCTGGTGGTGCGAGCACAAGGACATCGCTTGGGAGCCCTTCGACGGTGACACTCTTGAAGCCCAT
This is a stretch of genomic DNA from Planctomycetota bacterium. It encodes these proteins:
- a CDS encoding NUDIX hydrolase, whose amino-acid sequence is MPYSTVDKRVLFDGKKVRLELHKVEDDNGKRHEREVVAHPGAVLVLGELDDGRILMIKVRRYPVGGEMIWELPAGTLEKGEEPINCAGRELQEETGYLAGKMSPMGWFYTSPGILTERMYCFLATKLQAGEQALEEGEEIDVHALPFEDVMQMIKDGDIVDGKTIAALLRYAQFRRGNA
- a CDS encoding virulence factor, encoding MSTLTLDIPAEALADSLDGLPEGAVQVYSIVFDMDVNALREHYGDPYNNAYAEIRSVLLRHGFRWQQGSTYFGDDSINAVTCVLAAQDLARSLPWFSRCVRDIRMLRIEELNDLMPAVRQADD
- a CDS encoding GNAT family acetyltransferase — translated: MNIRPFHIDDQAKVVELWHVCDLVRPQNDPERDIARKLEVHPELFLVAERDGEIIGSVMAGYEGHRGWINYLAVAPGQRRCGLGRQLMNEAIRRLHALGCPKVNLQVRRSNAEVVAFYKAIGFAVDNVTSLGKRLIPDN
- a CDS encoding M50 family metallopeptidase, with the translated sequence MAYDDRDYAQPGRPNFGSNPFMWLVYGRVPLFRVFGVNVFAHASMIVISVFVLLLGTGYFGNTFFDRLTFIGVLFGIVLLHEFGHVFAARWSGGEANEIELTPLGGLAMARPGKGWYNHTVTIVGGPLVNVIICLVCGIILGAWTGFVPLGPFSFGDVFSEMEAYTSAGPRFVLYVYTVSYFLLLFNLLPIYPLDGGQILQGLLWWKLGWYWATMYATTIGIAGGILLGLYGLFTFRLLMLFIGLMCFMNCLRLNRALKAEGPWGFSEMDEPDYAASLKDEEPTWAEKRAAAKEQKRIEREEAAAAAKAAEIDRILAKIGESGRESLTKKEVAALEEHRAELQKRG
- the thrC gene encoding threonine synthase, whose amino-acid sequence is MPDRPSDRAYQQCIDPNCAKTFDTHEVKLICDCGSLLDVRYDWDKLPVPKSLAYFEHRWASKGTATTGKLDFSGVWRFRELMPYFDTEEDIVSIGEGRTILQTADLLADHLGMKRGNLQVQYEGLNPSGSFKDNGMTAAFTHAKMVGAKRVACASTGNTSASLAMFASLAEMDGIVFIGSGKIAFGKLSQALDYGAKTLQISGDFDACLRRVRQVALKVPELGIYLMNSVNPFRLEGQKSIMYRILEARDWQPPDWVIVPGGNLGNCSAFGKAFVELKQLGLIDKIPRLAIINASGADTLSQLVNQRGLKWMDGHPDADVIGRFYGEMNEAGAKANTVASAIEIGRPVNLPKALRALDAMDGVVRDVPDEHILEARAAVARFGFGCEPASAASVAGLQVLKDDGVISADEQVVCILTGHELKDANATVKYHTGLDMKAAQDHAPQVETHGEFVNIPQQVEDDLAAIVTALGGDPSKIPDLTEDDAIANVPVKEY
- a CDS encoding HAD family hydrolase; its protein translation is MTYRLLALDLDGTTIAPDGTVRPPTIAAIRRALEHDLMVVFATGRNYAESKPILDMIGHYPTGIFVGGAVVVETATGEVSHRTGMDAALAVEVVAAVRELGLSAQCLQEGAGQPSYRVVGDPPEAFRWWCEHKDIAWEPFDGDTLEAHEHTIRVGLLAPYDTAHTMETLLRDRLGERVYMHNIEVPQQFNVVEIFDPSVNKWEGIRTVAARHDIRAEKIIAVGDDRNDIHMIEGAGLGVAMGNAKDEIKAIADRVIGTNGEDGLAAFIHEIVEQHLLTR
- a CDS encoding dihydrodipicolinate reductase C-terminal domain-containing protein, with product MPTYAIAGATGRMGQRILALAEQATITLERGGDLPTADALIDFTLPDGFRYWLAKAVDAGMPFVSGTTGLTDEDQARLDRAAIHIPVLHATNTSIGVAVLNRLAAEACRLLPDADVAIVETHHIKKLDAPSGTAKTLAAATGRADVPTESLRLGDVVGDHTLHLALPGERLELTHRATSRDLFAHGAIRCAAWLIGKSAGRYAVDDVYA